Proteins encoded by one window of Aphidius gifuensis isolate YNYX2018 linkage group LG2, ASM1490517v1, whole genome shotgun sequence:
- the LOC122848364 gene encoding ubiquitin carboxyl-terminal hydrolase 2-like isoform X2: protein MPFHRGDHPGAVAVSYSTNMAPLSPSRRYSSSTSTTTSGIGSTTTTTKFNSYRSPSSTLERTSYTTTTSSYQLQPKRIHCSPARSVSSYNDINSSKYLSTSSASSTISSSSSSNNNRERNGLTPISNLSSEEFYQKYSPKNYEPNIHKTSSNNTTTINGHSKLYSTPSSLLNELPGGDERDSINRDYRDRSYSNDTSVSDRWTSPTSTLRQTIRRSTSIIGNGHNDDTNEEESGNARSARSRIPGRRDDNYGLNGLRNIGNTCFMNSVIQCLSNTRPLLEYLLNEQYLNDINTTTSSMKGALIKAFAQVIHELWESSGERVVNTTALKTQIQKFAPRFMGYAQQDAQEFLRYLLEGLHEDVNRVTIKPQPILTDIPDHYTDSHKAAEGWKRYLRSEDSTVVDDFVGQLRSSLHCTSCDHESITLDPFWDLSLPIPARSGTVKLNQCLEHFTKVETLDGDEKPTCSKCQMRRKCTKSFRIQKFPKILVIHLKRFSPTERFRSKLSVLVDFPLTGLDFSAFAAPGVQGCTYNLYGVANHSGTPYSGHYTAYCKHPYSGDWHEYNDSRVTTVSGSSVVSSEAYVLFYEQQQQQPLVPHL, encoded by the exons ATGCCATTTCATCGTGGTGATCATCCAGGTGCAGTTGCAGTATCATACAGCACGAATATGGCACCACTATCACCAAGTAGAAGATATTCAAGTAGTACCAGTACAACAACATCTGGTATTGGtagtacaacaacaacaacaaaattcaaCAGTTATCGATCACCATCCAGTACCCTAGAACGTACAAGTTATACAACGACAACATCATCCTATCAACTACAACCAAAACGCATACATTGTTCACCAGCAAG ATCAGTCTCTTCATACAACGacataaattcatcaaaatatttatcaacatcatcagcctcatcaacaatatcatcttcatcatcatcaaataataatcgtGAACGTAATGGATTAACaccaatatcaaatttaagtTCTGaggaattttatcaaaaatattcaccTAAAAATTATGAAccaaatatacataaaaccAGTagtaataatacaacaacaataaatggtcattcaaaattatattcaacaccatcatcattattaaatgaattaccTGGTGGTGATGAACGTGATTCAATAAATCGTGATTATCGTGATCGTTCATACTCAAATGATACAAGTGTCAGTGATAGATGGACATCACCAACATCAACATTGAGACAAACAATACGTCGAAGTACATCAATCATTGGAAATGGACATAACGACGATACAAATGAG GAGGAAAGTGGAAATGCAAGATCAGCTAGAAGTAGAATTCCAGGAAGACGAGATGATAACTATGGTCTAAATGGATTAAGAAATATTGGAAATACA tgtTTTATGAATAGTGTTATTCAATGCCTGAGTAATACAAGACCACTATTAGAATACTTATTAAatgaacaatatttaaatgacattaatacaacaacatcaaGTATGAAAGGTGCATTGATAAAAGCATTTGCTCAAGTTATACATGAACTTTGGGAAAGTAGTGGTGAAAGAGTTGTCAATACAACAGCATTAAAAacacaaatacaaaaatttgcACCAAGATTTATGGGTTATGCACAACAGGATGCTCAAGAATTTTTACGTTATTTATTGGAAGGTCTTCATGAAGATGTTAATAGAGTTACAATAAAACCACAGCCAATATTGACTGACATACCTGATCACTACAC GGACAGTCATAAAGCAGCTGAAGGTTGGAAAAGATATCTTCGTAGTGAAGACAGTAcagttgttgatgattttgttgGACAATTACGTTCATCATTACATTGTACATCATGTGATCATGAATCAATAACACTTGATCCATTTTGGGATTTAAGTTTACCAATACCAGCACGTAGTGGTACTGTTAAACTTAATCAATGTCTTGAGCATTTTACTAAAGTTGAAACACTTGATGGTGATGAAAAACCAACATGTTCTAAATGTCAAATGAGACGTAAATGTACAAAGAGTTTTAGAATTcaaaaatttccaaaaattCTTGTTATTC atcTAAAGAGATTTTCACCAACAGAAAGATTTCGTTCAAAGCTCAGTGTACTAGTTGATTTTCCATTGACTGGTTTGGATTTTAGTGCCTTTGCTGCTCCAGGTGTACAAGGATGTACATATAATTTGTATGGTGTTGCTAATCATTCTGGTACACCTTATTCTGGTCACTATACTGCATACTGCAAACATCCATACTCGGGTGATTGGCATGAGTACAATGACAGCAGAGTTACAACTGTTTCTGGTAGCTCGGTTGTTTCAAGTGAAGCATATGTATTATTCtatgaacaacaacaacaacaaccacttGTACCACATTTGTAA
- the LOC122848364 gene encoding ubiquitin carboxyl-terminal hydrolase Usp2-like isoform X1 encodes MPFHRGDHPGAVAVSYSTNMAPLSPSRRYSSSTSTTTSGIGSTTTTTKFNSYRSPSSTLERTSYTTTTSSYQLQPKRIHCSPARSVSSYNDINSSKYLSTSSASSTISSSSSSNNNRERNGLTPISNLSSEEFYQKYSPKNYEPNIHKTSSNNTTTINGHSKLYSTPSSLLNELPGGDERDSINRDYRDRSYSNDTSVSDRWTSPTSTLRQTIRRSTSIIGNGHNDDTNEVIQQSTNHHINNNINNHNNHQQKQQQCIENNFLNVDNIIINNFDDNNTNNKNNNCLNTIDNKLITDNIDNFKYNQYYKNTTIDETRHIANSSLTSSSCPSNNSLTNITFKSSSNFLKKSLSLKNINSSIADDKSAWFLSSTNNNIIDKLIINNNFNTQVCNLRLNDLDDVNIDNCKDNKWMTTTTTEIITTTTTTTANDLHKDNTLIDIKNNVIDDTEASLDDTDVDKNITNNNHDVLDDNNCKIINYGDDTTKPSTSRNNNYFLWNDKIDDSTNSTTPVGVHQAVYRGISDSIEESGNARSARSRIPGRRDDNYGLNGLRNIGNTCFMNSVIQCLSNTRPLLEYLLNEQYLNDINTTTSSMKGALIKAFAQVIHELWESSGERVVNTTALKTQIQKFAPRFMGYAQQDAQEFLRYLLEGLHEDVNRVTIKPQPILTDIPDHYTDSHKAAEGWKRYLRSEDSTVVDDFVGQLRSSLHCTSCDHESITLDPFWDLSLPIPARSGTVKLNQCLEHFTKVETLDGDEKPTCSKCQMRRKCTKSFRIQKFPKILVIHLKRFSPTERFRSKLSVLVDFPLTGLDFSAFAAPGVQGCTYNLYGVANHSGTPYSGHYTAYCKHPYSGDWHEYNDSRVTTVSGSSVVSSEAYVLFYEQQQQQPLVPHL; translated from the exons ATGCCATTTCATCGTGGTGATCATCCAGGTGCAGTTGCAGTATCATACAGCACGAATATGGCACCACTATCACCAAGTAGAAGATATTCAAGTAGTACCAGTACAACAACATCTGGTATTGGtagtacaacaacaacaacaaaattcaaCAGTTATCGATCACCATCCAGTACCCTAGAACGTACAAGTTATACAACGACAACATCATCCTATCAACTACAACCAAAACGCATACATTGTTCACCAGCAAG ATCAGTCTCTTCATACAACGacataaattcatcaaaatatttatcaacatcatcagcctcatcaacaatatcatcttcatcatcatcaaataataatcgtGAACGTAATGGATTAACaccaatatcaaatttaagtTCTGaggaattttatcaaaaatattcaccTAAAAATTATGAAccaaatatacataaaaccAGTagtaataatacaacaacaataaatggtcattcaaaattatattcaacaccatcatcattattaaatgaattaccTGGTGGTGATGAACGTGATTCAATAAATCGTGATTATCGTGATCGTTCATACTCAAATGATACAAGTGTCAGTGATAGATGGACATCACCAACATCAACATTGAGACAAACAATACGTCGAAGTACATCAATCATTGGAAATGGACATAACGACGATACAAATGAGGTAATTCAGCAGTCAACTAatcatcatattaataataatattaacaatcacaataatcatcaacaaaaacagcAACAgtgtatagaaaataattttttaaatgttgataatattattataaataattttgatgataataataccaacaataaaaataataattgtttaaatacaattgacaataaattaataactgataatattgataattttaaatataatcaatattataaaaatacgacTATTGACGAGACACGACATATTGCtaattcatcattaacatcGTCATCTTGTCcttcaaataattcattgacaaatattacttttaaatcatcatcaaattttcttaaaaaatcattatcattaaaaaacattaattcatcaattgcTGATGATAAATCTGCTTGGTTTTTATCctcaactaataataatatcattgataaattaataattaataataattttaatacccAAGTATGTAATTTACGTTTGAATGATTTGGATGatgtaaatattgataattgtaAGGATAACAAATGGatgacaacaacaacgacagaaataataacaacaactacGACAACAACAGCTAATGATTTGCATAAGGATAATAcgttaattgatataaaaaataatgttattgatGATACTGAAGCTTCATTGGATGACactgatgttgataaaaatattactaacAATAATCATGATGTATTAGATGATAATaactgtaaaattattaattatggtgatgatacaacaaaaccatcaacatcaagaaataataattattttttatggaatgataaaattgatgattcaacaaattcaacaacacCAGTTGGTGTACATCAGGCTGTTTATCGGGGAATCAGTGATTCGATT GAGGAAAGTGGAAATGCAAGATCAGCTAGAAGTAGAATTCCAGGAAGACGAGATGATAACTATGGTCTAAATGGATTAAGAAATATTGGAAATACA tgtTTTATGAATAGTGTTATTCAATGCCTGAGTAATACAAGACCACTATTAGAATACTTATTAAatgaacaatatttaaatgacattaatacaacaacatcaaGTATGAAAGGTGCATTGATAAAAGCATTTGCTCAAGTTATACATGAACTTTGGGAAAGTAGTGGTGAAAGAGTTGTCAATACAACAGCATTAAAAacacaaatacaaaaatttgcACCAAGATTTATGGGTTATGCACAACAGGATGCTCAAGAATTTTTACGTTATTTATTGGAAGGTCTTCATGAAGATGTTAATAGAGTTACAATAAAACCACAGCCAATATTGACTGACATACCTGATCACTACAC GGACAGTCATAAAGCAGCTGAAGGTTGGAAAAGATATCTTCGTAGTGAAGACAGTAcagttgttgatgattttgttgGACAATTACGTTCATCATTACATTGTACATCATGTGATCATGAATCAATAACACTTGATCCATTTTGGGATTTAAGTTTACCAATACCAGCACGTAGTGGTACTGTTAAACTTAATCAATGTCTTGAGCATTTTACTAAAGTTGAAACACTTGATGGTGATGAAAAACCAACATGTTCTAAATGTCAAATGAGACGTAAATGTACAAAGAGTTTTAGAATTcaaaaatttccaaaaattCTTGTTATTC atcTAAAGAGATTTTCACCAACAGAAAGATTTCGTTCAAAGCTCAGTGTACTAGTTGATTTTCCATTGACTGGTTTGGATTTTAGTGCCTTTGCTGCTCCAGGTGTACAAGGATGTACATATAATTTGTATGGTGTTGCTAATCATTCTGGTACACCTTATTCTGGTCACTATACTGCATACTGCAAACATCCATACTCGGGTGATTGGCATGAGTACAATGACAGCAGAGTTACAACTGTTTCTGGTAGCTCGGTTGTTTCAAGTGAAGCATATGTATTATTCtatgaacaacaacaacaacaaccacttGTACCACATTTGTAA